One part of the Phycisphaeraceae bacterium genome encodes these proteins:
- a CDS encoding cold shock domain-containing protein: MSNQPVPGDRLNTEGAVKWFDSRKGFGFIVGPNGEDIFVHYSVIQGDGFKALDDGTQVKYEAEFTPKGWRATAVSLSGGATDSSPEVVVRPQHQRTPSR, from the coding sequence ATGAGCAATCAACCAGTACCGGGAGACCGGCTCAATACAGAAGGCGCTGTCAAGTGGTTCGATTCCCGGAAGGGATTCGGCTTTATTGTTGGGCCCAACGGTGAAGATATCTTCGTGCATTACTCCGTTATTCAGGGCGACGGATTCAAGGCACTTGATGATGGCACGCAAGTCAAGTATGAAGCCGAGTTCACACCAAAGGGATGGCGAGCTACAGCTGTATCGCTCAGCGGTGGAGCGACTGACTCCTCGCCTGAGGTCGTGGTTCGGCCGCAACACCAGCGAACGCCATCGCGTTGA
- a CDS encoding HAMP domain-containing histidine kinase has protein sequence MGDVFITLGIISATLPTWAVAAFSALVGVVVTALAARWIVLRQFRMVRLAERRALRAERMAELGAMAGGLAHEIKNPLSTIGLNAELLTESISDLNVSDEDKQRLIRRIGSLGREVDRLRGILSDFLDYAGEIRLDQSPVNLNDLLEELVDFFHPQAAKLGITLRADPYTSPVVAHVDSRHIKQAVLNLMLNAAQAMEQYPRLPSQEATSRRANELILRVRPARGDHDEEVAEIHVIDTGPGIEPEQVKRIFQPYFTTKSGGSGLGLPTSRRLVEAHGGQLSVIAEPGMGSDFVLTIPCRPNTEDEASTSS, from the coding sequence ATGGGTGATGTGTTCATAACTCTTGGCATCATTTCTGCAACATTGCCGACATGGGCAGTTGCTGCGTTCTCAGCTCTTGTTGGCGTGGTTGTGACTGCGCTTGCTGCCAGATGGATCGTTTTGCGCCAGTTCCGCATGGTTCGGCTTGCAGAGCGGCGTGCCTTGCGTGCAGAACGCATGGCCGAACTCGGAGCAATGGCTGGTGGGCTAGCACACGAGATCAAGAATCCGCTGTCGACTATTGGTCTTAACGCGGAGTTGCTGACCGAATCAATCAGTGACCTGAATGTTTCTGATGAGGACAAGCAGCGATTGATTCGAAGGATCGGCTCACTTGGTCGTGAGGTTGATCGATTGCGTGGGATCCTGTCGGATTTTCTCGATTATGCTGGAGAGATCAGGCTCGATCAGTCGCCGGTGAATCTGAATGATCTTCTCGAGGAACTTGTTGACTTTTTCCACCCGCAAGCTGCCAAACTCGGTATCACGTTGCGTGCAGATCCATACACATCGCCTGTGGTTGCGCATGTTGATTCAAGACATATCAAACAAGCGGTGCTCAATTTGATGTTAAACGCGGCGCAGGCGATGGAGCAGTATCCAAGATTGCCATCGCAAGAGGCGACATCTCGGCGAGCCAACGAGTTGATTCTGCGTGTACGTCCTGCGCGTGGCGATCACGATGAAGAGGTTGCTGAGATCCATGTGATTGATACGGGTCCCGGAATTGAGCCAGAGCAGGTAAAGCGTATTTTTCAACCTTACTTTACGACCAAGTCTGGCGGCAGTGGGCTGGGTCTTCCAACATCGCGCCGACTGGTCGAAGCGCACGGCGGGCAGTTATCAGTCATTGCAGAGCCAGGCATGGGATCAGACTTCGTTTTGACAATACCATGTCGTCCGAATACTGAGGACGAAGCGTCAACCTCCTCCTGA
- the xseA gene encoding exodeoxyribonuclease VII large subunit yields the protein MRGPEKPAQEQPENDALTVSQLAGRIERAIEVGLPAQVSVQGEISGVRVRTHTYFDLKDEKAALSCVMFRSKVQRSRRVIEDGQHVVVLGQVTYYAKQGRVSFVVDSIQPVGRGMREAQLRALCDELRSLGWFDESQKRTLPVFPRNIAVVTSHSAAALADVRVTLNKRCPAIGVYLFDTLVQGERASEQIIGQIRHASSRADELGIDAILVTRGGGSADDLWCFNDREVARAIVEAGVPVVAAIGHETDGTIAELVADRRAATPTQAAMLLSPDRDALTDQIGFLNKRLESQVAHHLDWEHRRINTFVDRMHSCIYATVHTRSLRCAKLESRLHQAHKRSSPEAIGERIGRLEMRMELVVEHHIGDAVSDCRTLAHRLESRMRSILVREARRVESLEQRLHQSSVAGLLARGFSLTTDTSGRIVRSSDKVHVGEQIVSVLADGQITSTVNKAE from the coding sequence ATGCGCGGACCCGAAAAGCCCGCTCAGGAACAACCTGAAAACGATGCGTTGACTGTGTCTCAACTGGCGGGCCGGATCGAGCGTGCGATCGAGGTAGGCCTTCCAGCCCAGGTGTCGGTTCAGGGTGAGATCAGTGGCGTTCGAGTCCGCACGCATACGTACTTCGATCTGAAGGACGAGAAAGCCGCGCTCTCGTGCGTGATGTTCCGATCCAAGGTGCAGCGGAGCAGGCGAGTGATTGAGGATGGCCAGCACGTGGTTGTGCTCGGACAGGTAACGTACTACGCGAAGCAGGGGCGGGTGTCCTTTGTTGTCGATTCGATCCAGCCTGTCGGCAGGGGCATGAGAGAAGCTCAGCTTCGAGCCTTGTGCGATGAACTTCGATCGCTTGGATGGTTTGATGAATCACAGAAGCGCACACTCCCGGTATTCCCGCGAAACATCGCAGTTGTAACCAGCCACAGCGCAGCTGCACTTGCTGACGTGCGGGTGACACTCAACAAACGTTGTCCAGCGATCGGTGTGTATCTGTTTGACACGCTGGTGCAGGGAGAACGTGCGAGCGAGCAGATCATCGGACAGATTCGACATGCATCCTCACGTGCAGATGAACTCGGCATTGATGCGATCCTTGTGACCCGCGGCGGTGGATCGGCAGATGATCTTTGGTGCTTCAATGATCGTGAGGTTGCACGAGCGATCGTTGAAGCGGGTGTCCCCGTAGTTGCAGCGATTGGGCACGAGACGGATGGCACTATTGCAGAGCTTGTTGCCGATCGTCGAGCAGCGACGCCAACACAAGCTGCGATGCTGCTGTCACCGGATCGCGATGCCCTGACAGACCAGATTGGATTTTTGAACAAGCGTCTCGAATCGCAGGTGGCACATCATCTTGACTGGGAGCATCGGCGTATTAATACGTTTGTTGATCGAATGCACTCATGCATTTATGCGACTGTGCATACCCGGTCTCTTCGATGTGCAAAGCTGGAGTCTCGATTGCATCAGGCGCACAAGCGTTCAAGTCCTGAGGCGATCGGGGAACGCATCGGGCGACTAGAGATGCGCATGGAGTTAGTTGTCGAGCATCATATTGGTGACGCTGTATCCGATTGTAGAACGCTTGCTCATCGACTCGAAAGCCGTATGCGGTCGATACTTGTGCGTGAAGCGAGACGGGTGGAGTCACTTGAGCAGAGGCTGCATCAGTCCAGTGTTGCTGGGCTGCTCGCACGTGGTTTTTCTCTTACGACGGACACATCCGGTCGTATTGTGCGGTCCTCGGACAAGGTGCATGTTGGCGAGCAGATCGTGAGTGTGCTGGCTGATGGGCAGATCACATCGACTGTTAACAAAGCAGAGTGA